One Perca flavescens isolate YP-PL-M2 chromosome 5, PFLA_1.0, whole genome shotgun sequence genomic window, gtgttttgtggatctggaaaaggcgaaTGACCGGgttccccgggagatactgtgggaggtgctgcgggagtatggggtgagggggtctctactcagggccatccaatctctgtacaaccaaagtgagagctgtgtccgggttctcggcagtaagtcggactcgtttcaggtgagggttggcctccgccaggactgcgctttgtcaccaaacctgtttgtaacatttatggacaggatatcgaggcgtagtcggggtggggaggggttgcggttcggtgggctggggatctcattgctgctctttgcagatgatgtggtcatgatggcatcatcggcctgtgaccttcagcactcactggattggtttgcagccgagagtgaagcagttgggatgaggatcagcacctctaaatcggaggccatggttctcagcaggaaaccgatggaatgccttctccagatAGGggatgagtccttaccccaagtgaaggagttcaagtaccttggggttttgttcgcgagtgaggggacaatggagcgggagattggtcggagaatcggcgcagcgggtgcggtattacattcaatttatcacaccgttgtgacgaaaagagagttgagccagaaggcaaagctctcgatctaccggtcagttttcgttcctaccctcacctatggtcatgaaggctgggtcatgaccgaaagaacgagatccagggtacaagcggccgaaatgggtttcctcaggagggtggctggcgtctcccttagagatagggtgagaagctcagtcatccgtgaggagctcggagtagagccgctgctcctttgcgtcgaaaggagccagttgaggtggttcgggcatctggtaaggatgccccctgggcgcctccctagggaggtgttccaggcacgtccagctgggaggaggcctcggggaagacccaggactaggtggagggattatatctctaacctggcctgggaacgcctcgggatcccccagtcggagctggttaatgttgctcgggaaagggaagtttggggtcccctgctggagctgctccccccgcgacccgataccggataagcggacgaagatggatggatggatggattgaatgtaacaaaaatgtaaaaaagatcCGCACTaaagttttaatttttattgcaaatacaattttcatcaaccccccccacccgaaaatactggttagctgattggataaaccatctgtctatcacctatgttggtgatagacgggccaaatcaaccaatcagatccacgaagcgtatgaaaatacaaccacaagcccgctcctgctgctgcaggcaaagcatagctcgtttgacttcttttattatttgaactgtTAAAAGCCCCCCTAGGGACAGTTGATGCGAATTAGCCATGGCTACAAACACTGTGATACAGGCATCggatttttatttatgtaataatctatgttttttgtatctgtccctatttaaataaactacaaataaataaataaataaattcagagCTCCTCTTGTCAGGCAGATGCTGCACACTGCAACATGACAGCGGGCAGTCCGATGAATGGTTATGGAGCTGCTCTGTTTGCATCGCAGACGCAGTGCAGAGAGATAATTCACACCAGACAAcagctttatttttttgaactgtttagtttgtttttagAACACGATgagaaggtaaaaaaaataaatatgaatgagatgtgtgtgggtttgtgggTGGAAGTTCATGGGGGCACTGCTGCATGCCTGGTACACCAATGGAGAGCATACGACGCACACGTACACAGAGCGTAATTAACTGTAGAAACTTTAGCCAGTGTTTGGGCAGGGAGACACACCGTCTGTCTGTCAGATGCACAAATATCAGTTAGACAGCAAGGGTGATTAACATTTTTGTGGCCTAATCCCATGTCTGTTGTCGTTACAGATCTTCGGATCCCTCTCATGTGGAAAGACACCGAGTACTTCAAGAACAAAGGAGGTGAGGAGCCACCTCTGTATGCATGTGAAGCAGTACATTGATGGAGTTCTGACGATTTACGCCTGTAGGATTTATTAATGATTGTTGAACGTTAAATGTGCTTTGCATAATCACACGGGGGGAGCGTGGGATTCCTCATGACACGAGCAAAAATCatacaaaaaagtcattgtgtgcacatcccaccttctggcaggtgtgacactgctttaaactcccatatttaatGCAAAGGCAACGTTTTGACCCTGCTGGGTCTTCTTCAGGCCTTTTTATCACTGGCTCGAGGGTGGAACAATAATTTGGGCTTTGAGTTTCATATTTCAAAAATCTGCTGAGCCATTGAACTGTGCAGACAGACCACACAGTATGACATTTTATTCCTACTCTATGCAGAGCACAGTTCCTGGAGCTGATTAATACAATCTGTTGCAGCTTTTACCACATATCTCCGTATTTTCCAGGAACAGATTTTTCTAGACATGAGAAACTCCTGGCAGCACCACCTGACCTGCTGTTCGGGCCTGCTGGCTTTGCCTCTTGGCTCTGAGAAGCAGCAGCACACAGGTGCTAAACTGGGTCATTATTAATAGGgcatttgaaaacaaatgaagTCTGTTGGGCATTTAAGGAACTCCCTTTTTTTATCCTGTGGAATATAACCGTGAACCAGTTCATATTAAAATGGTTTTATGGCATTTCAGAATCCAATAGTGCATGGAAAAAGATGGTAATATGGTCATCTTTAGATTGACTATTTGCTATCCCGCCTCCTCTGGATAGAGTCAATGTGGGTTAACCCCTGTGCAGTCATTATAACAGCCCCAGAGCGCCTTCTCTCCCCTGCTAACTTGAATGGAATTAATCTGCATGACCTGTGCATATAAATGAACTCAAGAGACAGGTAGTAGACTCTTAACAAAGCTTAATGAGGCTGTTATTCAAGGCCATTAAGCACACCGAGACATAAACTGAGCCCAGCAAGGTGAGGAAGAGTAAAGCATGTTCCTCTGTCACGTGTCCAATCGCATTTCAAGCAGAGTGTTGAGCTCATACTTGGAATAATAAGTGTGAATATTAAGTGTCAATGTGCCGTACACAGGGAGCAGGAGCAAACCACCTCTCTTAGCCTTTCCAGTTGTAACCTTGAATTTGAATGAGAAGTTGCAAAAACAGGCAATTAAAGAAAAGTAAGTAGACCGCCTGGTGGCGTGCTATTTATATTACATGTTGGTGTTGGTCTCAGCACAAGGATTCACCTTAGTCATTACTCAGACTCATAGGGAAACATGCCCAAAAACAGTATTATAGCTACTTTACAATGCATGTGTATTTCCCAAGCGGCAACTTCCAGGCctgaaaagtaaagtaaatgcggaagtgccttaaacctgcattctatctaatttccactGGTTCCAAAAACAAGtcagtttctgtagaagtctatgagaaaatgagcctacttctcacttgatttattatatatatgtgtttatggtctcaatcactACTGTCAAGACTTCTTcaacacagcatgatgttcattttgtaaatcatggtcccatttattttaaaatagacgataaagcaggggatgctttaggatcTGTcagtcaggacagaggcttagcgatGCAAACCATGCTAACATGTtggaaaatgcaaaaacaaactagaatctaaaatctaaaaaaattaGATTCAGATCAGATTATATTgctggcggaatttccgacgGAACTCGTGCAAACATGGAAGTGAACGTCGTAGAAATATAGACTAAGATGTCACATGAATGCAATGTTTCACAgattttcctctttctctttgttcTGCCCTTCCTCCTTGCCTTTTGTAGAGCTTCATCGTTGTGCCGTGTTctgcctgctgcagctgggAGGAGAGATCTTCGACACAGACATGGTGATAGTGGACAGGACACTTACCGACATCTGCTTTGACAACACCATTGTATTGTAAGTCATCTGTCTGCCACATAAACGGTAATactcaacataaaaaaaaaaaaacactgatatgGTAATGTTCATCGGGTGTGTATCTTTTTATGCAGTAATGAAGCCAGCCCGGGCTTTGAGCTGCGTGTTGAGCTGTATAGCTGCTGCTCAGAGGACGACTACTCTGCAGGGAGCACGCCGAGGAAACTAGCCAGCAAACTGAGCTCGTCGCTGGGGCGATCAGCTGGGAAGAAGTTCCGGGCAGCAATGGAACCTGGGCCATGTAGTCCCGTTAGCAACGGAGGCGCAGCTCCTCTTTTGTTGCCAGTTCCCTCTGTACCGTAAGTTTAAAATATTAGCTAAGGCTGTGCGATATGgggaaaatatgtgatatgcgATAAGGTAAATAAACCGATATTAAATGTGTAATGAGCTCTGCATTTCTTCTGATaccagtattctgctaaaaatacaacaaattgcttgttgaatttaaaacaaataaaaggaaatcctTTCCAACGTcctttttattgaacaaattgaacattgaattgaaaataaaagggaatgattatgacattttatagtGCAGTTTTCTAACTCAAAGAAATCTCAGTGCAAGTTGATATTGCAACGACgatataaaaaaagatatattgtgcagccctattagcTAGTTTGTATTTTATAGCAGATAAATATTGACTAGAGGGAGAACGGAGAGAGAAATAATACGTCAGTGAGAGCCAGTAGGCATCTTTATGAACATCCGTGCTCAAACGCAGAATACATTTCTTTTCCATCTCTTGTGTGTTGACAGGGGCCCTAAGTACCACCTCTTAGCTCATACCACCCTGTCGCTGTCACACGTCCAGGACAGCTTTCGCACACATGACCTCACCATCTCAGGCAACGGTGAGTGGCAGCCTCAATCAATCTGTCTCCTTCAACTTCCTTCGTTCTCTTTCCTCTGCCAAGGCAGccatctgtctgttttttgtgCTTCTCCCACTCATCACTGTCTCACTTCCCTTTCTTTTGCATTCTAATAATTTCCCTTTAAACCGAGCGTACCGTGCGTCTTCTCtcaccctccctccttccccctGCCTCTGTGTCCTCCCATGTTCTCTGACAGGCAGCCATTGTGAAGGCCGCAGTAAAAACGGCTGTGCTCATGAGGTGACTGCTGTGTAAAGCTGTAATGATGTGGGCTAACAAGGGCCCGGACCCTCAGACAGACAGGCCCCTAGTGTTTTATTCATTGGCCCTTCAGCCTGCTGTAAAGTTTCATTGCTGCACTTCATGACACTCCCTGCAGCTGCCAGTCTTTTACACCCCTGTGCCTTGTTTTGTATGCTGTAGGGGGGCAGTGTTAGGAGgggaagaagtgtgtgtgtgtgtctccgtacGTGGAtgcaaatgtttgtgtgtgaattttgaaTGTCGTGTgggaatgtttttatttattcatggtGTTTATTTTCGCccatctctatctctgtctctctccctccctccctgtagAAGAGTGCTCGTATTGGCTGCCGCTCTATGGCAGTATGTGTAGCCGCCTTGCAGCTCAGCCTCACTGTATGACCCAGCAGATGATGAGTGGATGTTTGAGAGTGAAGGTAAGTTGGCAGGTGTGCGAATGCGTCATTTTCAGGGGAACTATTCCTCTCACGGTTTTCAGTCAATTCTGGCTTTTGTCCtggtttatttctgtcttttttttttttcctcctcctccacttccctcctctcctccttatGTTGCCATCTCTCTTTTTTGTGATACTAGTACATAGGGTGATTAAgcctgcacgataaatcgttCTAAAACTCGACCTCGATTCGCCCCTGTTTGCGAAttaaatttttaaatgactACTACTTTCTTTTGTGAGTTTtaaacatagactgtataaaataggtTTTAAAGCGCTCCCAAGCACTGCAACGCCCTCCCTTCTAGGTTCTCACAGGGTGAGAGTTCAGGGCTTCACCCTCAGCCAATGACAAAGCGCCTTTTAGTCACGTGTTTCACTCGTCGAGTGAGCGCGGTAGCTCGGAAAGCCTTCGAGGCTGCAGCATCGTCTAACTagcctttattttctttattcatcgaagcctctatgtttacaggctcgTGGTGATGCGCAGTGTGCTATAggtgctatttttttttgtcatggttcatgtgtgcaataaacattacacttggtGAGGAAAAAAATAGTGGCAGAGAATcatgatatcaattctaagctaaaaaatcgtgattcatattttcccCCGAATCGTGCCGGCCTAAGGGTGATGTTACAATTTAATGGATTGTCAGTAAAGTAAATGAACCTTACACATGCACGTGCCTTCGTCAATATAAAACTAGTGATCAATTGCatgagaaaacaaaataaaacaaataaaacaatatttgaacgaagaaaacaaagaaatggataaatgaaacaaaaagaatCCTAATTTCTGCCTCATCCCTCAAATCCCTCCCTTTGGATCCCAACCCACCTGCCCCCGACCTGGGGCGTTTCTCtttgtgtatctctctctgtctcttactCCACACCTGACTCATCTTTTTCTCTATCTCGCAGCAGGTGGGCGGTGACCCTCAGAGTTGGACAAAAGTGTACGGCGCTCTAAAAGGAACGAGCCTTTTCTGTTACCACCGGCAAGAAGACGTGGAGGCCAATGTTGAGCCGGCTTTCACTATTGCCATCAACAAGGTCAGCATTCAGCAAAGGAGTCGCGTGAAGACAGAGAAACTATCTGGAAATGGAGTTTAACACTCCAGAGGTTTACCCAGCCTTACAGAACCCATACCGTTGTGTTGTT contains:
- the rtkna gene encoding rhotekin isoform X5 produces the protein MFCRNQTARATVARGSALEMEIRRGKFRKSVFLDTSQDSDIQKKIDHEIRMRDGACKLLAACSQKDQALEAAKSLQTCSTRIMAYMSELQRMKEAQVMQKVTRRSSDAGPMDNRLPCKGKVAISDLRIPLMWKDTEYFKNKGELHRCAVFCLLQLGGEIFDTDMVIVDRTLTDICFDNTIVFNEASPGFELRVELYSCCSEDDYSAGSTPRKLASKLSSSLGRSAGKKFRAAMEPGPCSPVSNGGAAPLLLPVPSVPGPKYHLLAHTTLSLSHVQDSFRTHDLTISGNEECSYWLPLYGSMCSRLAAQPHCMTQQMMSGCLRVKQVGGDPQSWTKVYGALKGTSLFCYHRQEDVEANVEPAFTIAINKETRIRASEKDPQSKVQNICISNQYGGEEVTHTLTTDSRDDTHRWMEAFWQHFYDMSQWKQCCDDLMKIELPSPRKPAPATPKQGSLYHEMATKS